Proteins from one Paenibacillus amylolyticus genomic window:
- a CDS encoding DUF2785 domain-containing protein, protein MFTRTFSVLLIPPILNVDRQRSFLNKEDITGIQHRLTTYLECEKDVRGYVDERGWAHAPAHAADAVEDLAQSPYLERTDLLELLHAISRKITESSEVYLHDEDQRIAHAVVTILRRNLLEPKDITLWIDSLHQGDNAVNRSLLDTSHRNLNVRLFLQTLYLAIRTEEEKPFPAVRSLVLQALEREK, encoded by the coding sequence GTGTTTACACGGACGTTCTCCGTGTTGTTAATACCCCCAATTCTGAATGTGGATCGCCAGCGGTCTTTCCTGAACAAGGAGGATATTACAGGGATTCAGCATCGGTTAACTACATATCTGGAATGCGAAAAAGATGTTCGCGGCTATGTCGATGAAAGGGGCTGGGCGCATGCCCCCGCACATGCGGCGGATGCGGTTGAAGACCTGGCTCAGTCGCCATATCTGGAGCGAACGGATCTGCTGGAACTTCTGCATGCAATCAGTCGGAAAATAACCGAATCAAGTGAAGTTTACCTCCATGATGAAGATCAGCGAATAGCGCATGCTGTAGTGACCATTCTTCGACGCAATCTGCTGGAGCCAAAAGATATTACGTTGTGGATCGATTCCCTTCATCAAGGAGATAACGCGGTAAACAGATCACTTCTGGACACCAGTCATAGGAACCTGAATGTGCGTCTGTTTTTGCAGACACTGTATCTTGCGATACGTACAGAAGAAGAAAAGCCGTTTCCGGCGGTTCGTTCACTCGTATTACAGGCATTGGAGAGAGAGAAATAA
- a CDS encoding histidine phosphatase family protein: MTQIALIRHGSTAWNKEKRSQGQTDNPLDQEGRQQAVLLAARLAEESWDAIYASDLERASETARIIGDRLGIQEIHLDPRLREMGGGQVEGTTEEERLAKWGADWSTLDLGRELADAGTVRGSAVLEYIVQQHPNGRVIVVSHGAVLRNTLRGLVPELDVSVKLSNTSITRITKNDDTWQCELYNCSVHLNSSRESQ, from the coding sequence ATGACTCAAATTGCATTGATTCGTCATGGAAGTACCGCGTGGAATAAGGAAAAACGTTCGCAGGGACAGACGGATAATCCGCTGGATCAGGAAGGAAGGCAGCAGGCTGTTTTACTTGCCGCCAGACTGGCCGAGGAATCATGGGATGCCATCTATGCCAGTGACTTGGAGCGTGCAAGTGAGACGGCTCGCATCATTGGTGATCGATTGGGCATTCAGGAGATCCATCTGGACCCCAGACTTCGCGAGATGGGCGGAGGACAGGTCGAAGGAACGACGGAAGAGGAACGGTTAGCCAAGTGGGGAGCAGACTGGAGTACCCTGGATCTGGGACGGGAGCTTGCAGATGCCGGGACTGTTCGAGGCAGTGCGGTGCTTGAGTATATTGTACAGCAGCACCCCAATGGAAGAGTGATTGTTGTCAGTCACGGAGCCGTCCTGCGGAATACACTGCGAGGTCTGGTGCCTGAGCTTGATGTTAGCGTGAAGCTGTCCAACACATCCATTACCCGGATTACCAAGAACGATGATACATGGCAATGTGAACTGTACAATTGCAGTGTTCATTTGAATTCATCCCGGGAGTCACAATAG
- a CDS encoding DUF1572 family protein: MDMNQVFLETAEKQFLYYKQLGEKAMAQLETEQLFQSWNEDANSIAVIVKHLWGNMLSRWTDVLTTDGEKPWRERDAEFVNDIASREELLSKWEEGWNCLLEAIRSFTPEQLSHIIYIRNEGHTVMEAIIRQLAHYPYHVGQIVFAAKMLKETAWDSLSIPRNGSDQYNGGKFAKPKARKHFTEDELHIEKGEDQQ; the protein is encoded by the coding sequence ATGGATATGAATCAGGTTTTTCTGGAGACAGCGGAGAAGCAATTCCTGTATTACAAGCAGCTCGGGGAAAAAGCGATGGCGCAACTGGAGACGGAGCAATTGTTTCAATCCTGGAATGAAGATGCGAACAGCATTGCCGTGATCGTAAAACATCTATGGGGCAACATGCTGTCCCGTTGGACGGATGTACTGACAACAGATGGTGAGAAACCGTGGCGTGAACGCGATGCCGAATTCGTGAATGATATTGCTTCCCGGGAAGAGTTGCTCTCCAAATGGGAGGAAGGCTGGAATTGTCTGCTTGAAGCCATTCGTTCGTTTACACCGGAGCAATTGTCTCACATCATCTACATTCGCAATGAAGGACACACCGTCATGGAGGCAATTATCCGGCAATTGGCGCATTATCCGTATCATGTCGGGCAGATTGTATTTGCCGCAAAAATGCTTAAAGAAACAGCCTGGGACAGTCTCTCCATTCCGAGAAACGGTTCAGATCAATATAATGGCGGCAAATTTGCCAAGCCGAAGGCACGTAAACATTTTACAGAAGATGAACTTCATATAGAAAAAGGTGAGGACCAACAATGA
- a CDS encoding DUF952 domain-containing protein — translation MIYSIISRSLWEQVSKGSEYAPDSLETDGFIHCSTKEQIPWVAGQYYAGRTDLLLLSIDEKALKPELVYEDLYELNELFPHIYGELNLDAVRKVIPFAPNADGTFSFPE, via the coding sequence ATGATCTATAGTATTATTTCCCGTTCATTGTGGGAGCAAGTGTCGAAGGGGAGTGAGTACGCACCCGATAGCCTGGAGACGGACGGATTCATTCATTGTTCCACAAAGGAGCAGATTCCATGGGTAGCCGGGCAATACTATGCAGGCCGCACGGATCTGTTATTGCTTAGCATTGATGAGAAGGCATTGAAGCCGGAACTGGTGTATGAGGACCTGTACGAATTGAATGAACTATTTCCACATATCTATGGAGAACTTAATCTGGATGCGGTTCGTAAAGTCATTCCATTTGCACCGAATGCAGACGGCACATTCTCATTTCCTGAATAA
- a CDS encoding GNAT family N-acetyltransferase, translating to MNVEKLFAESPEFETQRLKLRRLTMDDLDEYYAFASDPRVSQQSLWNCHETVEDSFQYIQRVLDNYERRTVHIWAFILKETGTLIGRGGIFHLNEAMQSAELGYAIASNQWGKGLAAEAMQPIVDYCFRELDFNRLEGKCNAGNIGSARVMEKLGMSYEGLLRKQLKIKGVFTDQKVYSRIRDDL from the coding sequence GTGAATGTAGAGAAACTTTTTGCCGAATCGCCCGAATTCGAAACACAGCGGCTGAAGCTGAGACGCCTTACGATGGATGATCTCGATGAATATTATGCGTTTGCCTCTGATCCACGAGTGAGTCAGCAAAGCCTGTGGAACTGCCATGAGACGGTGGAGGACTCCTTTCAATACATTCAGCGGGTACTGGATAATTATGAACGGAGAACGGTCCATATCTGGGCTTTTATCCTGAAGGAAACAGGGACGCTGATCGGGAGAGGTGGCATTTTTCATCTCAACGAAGCCATGCAAAGTGCTGAACTGGGATACGCAATAGCCAGTAATCAATGGGGTAAGGGTCTCGCGGCAGAAGCGATGCAACCCATCGTGGATTATTGCTTTCGGGAACTTGACTTCAATCGGCTGGAAGGGAAATGTAATGCAGGCAACATAGGCTCTGCACGTGTCATGGAGAAGCTGGGCATGTCGTACGAAGGTTTGCTGCGCAAACAGTTGAAGATCAAAGGGGTATTCACCGATCAAAAAGTATACTCCCGTATCCGGGATGATCTATAA
- a CDS encoding DUF2809 domain-containing protein, with protein sequence MKSVFMKDRLIYFFAVMMTMAAGLASRHFGDQLPNWVHEHSGDALWAGMIYFGVRMLWPRRSMVWAVSFSCIFSWLIEFSQLIQTPWLIEIRSTIWGALILGHGFLVIDLIRYTVGILCMVIIDRYFLRNKMA encoded by the coding sequence TTGAAAAGCGTATTTATGAAAGACAGGCTGATCTATTTCTTCGCAGTCATGATGACCATGGCCGCAGGACTCGCATCCAGACACTTTGGTGATCAATTGCCGAATTGGGTGCATGAACATTCAGGGGATGCATTATGGGCGGGCATGATCTATTTTGGAGTTCGCATGTTGTGGCCTCGTCGCAGCATGGTATGGGCCGTGTCTTTTAGCTGCATATTCAGCTGGTTGATTGAGTTCTCGCAGTTGATTCAGACGCCTTGGCTGATCGAGATACGCTCAACCATATGGGGTGCGCTTATTTTGGGACATGGTTTTCTGGTGATAGATCTGATTCGATATACGGTCGGTATTCTATGCATGGTGATCATAGATCGTTATTTCCTGAGAAATAAGATGGCTTGA
- a CDS encoding GrpB family protein translates to MTDPLQPENWPAWATEPVEIAPANPNWDAQAQEEIRQLKNLLEQFNIHSFEHIGSTSIPGLPAKPIIDLMAQVQSWDDMDRIADQLNPVGWNYVPPELDGRNYRRFWVRVKDGRRSVHLHLMRPGEERWDRQIRFRNVLRKRPDLVEAYAALKAKLADENKEDRESYTAAKTQFILEVLDKGV, encoded by the coding sequence ATGACAGATCCGTTGCAACCGGAGAATTGGCCTGCCTGGGCGACAGAGCCGGTAGAGATTGCTCCAGCCAACCCCAATTGGGATGCACAGGCTCAGGAGGAGATTCGGCAACTCAAAAACCTTTTAGAGCAGTTTAATATCCATTCATTCGAACATATCGGCAGCACGTCCATTCCGGGATTACCCGCCAAACCGATTATTGATCTGATGGCACAGGTACAGTCATGGGATGACATGGATCGGATTGCCGATCAGTTGAATCCGGTGGGCTGGAATTACGTTCCGCCTGAACTGGATGGTCGGAATTATAGACGATTCTGGGTCAGGGTCAAGGATGGGAGGAGATCTGTACACCTTCATCTGATGCGCCCGGGAGAGGAGCGTTGGGATCGCCAAATCCGCTTTCGGAATGTGCTGAGAAAACGCCCAGATCTGGTGGAAGCCTATGCTGCCTTGAAGGCGAAGCTGGCTGATGAGAATAAGGAAGACAGGGAATCGTATACCGCTGCCAAAACGCAGTTTATTTTAGAAGTGCTTGATAAAGGCGTGTGA